Within the Aspergillus luchuensis IFO 4308 DNA, chromosome 5, nearly complete sequence genome, the region TGGACCGCGATGATCTGCTCGCCTTGCGCCAGATACCGGTGCCGCTGCATCTCCGTCCGCTCGTGGTTGCTCGACACCCCGGGGTTTAAGACCTCTCCGAGAGGGATCACGACACCCGTCGCAGCCAAGGCAGTGGAGATGGGAACTATCAGCTTGCCCCTAATGCCACTTGcgtctcctccctcctgtATGATTTCTGCATCCTCCACGGTGTGATACCCAACCACAATGTAAATATCTTCGCCCTCGTCGATCTTCTGCTCGATCCACTCGGCAACGTCCGCGGACTGCACCACTTGACGGAACCATTGCGCGCTGTTGTCGAGGTAGTAGGCCTTGACCTGCTGGCTTTTGATGCGCACCACGCTCCGCGTCCGACTTGAGAGGGTGGATGAGAGGAACGAGGTCAGCTCACTCCCGAAGCTGCGATCCACGGCTGTATTTTCATCACCTTCGTAGCAGGCATGGACCGCAGTGAGAGTGGCGGGGCTTACGATGCCGGAGGGGTCGTGGTAGTCGTACAGAGGCTCGTCGACGTTGACCACGAAGCGCCCGAGCTTGATTGCCGAGGACGGCAGGAGAAATTGCCTCAGGAGAACGCTTGTATGCATTTTGCAGACGGGAGAGGGGTCAATGATTGGCAAGACATAAGCGAGATCCCAGAGAGGGATTTATATCCGCGTCCGCGCCAtgtgtttgctttttgcaAGGCTCGGCGCGGCTGAGATGAGCTCACGTGCCACTACTGACAGGGGCCCCGGGGCGGGGTAAAATCAGATGTGCTCAATTTCATTTGTGTATGTCCACTTCTTGGATCCTATTAGGCGTCAACAGAATAAATCCAGCAAGAGCAATCCCCTCCCCGAGCGACTACTCGGTCTGTCACATATCTCGGTCCAATGTCTGGCGAGTTGGAAGCAGAGTTCGTGAGAGAATTCAAAGACCCTAATCACGAAAAGGGGCCTGTCACAGACCTGGAATCCCTCAATGTTGCGATCCGGGATCTTGAGCAAGTGGTTGATGCGACACCAATGCACTCTCAAGCCCTCGTGGAACATCTAAAAGCCCTTAGAAGCTTGGTTTCAAGGCTATATAACATGACATACTACGAGGGGGGTCTCGAAAAGCTGCTCGAGCTCTCTCTTCAAATTCTCACGACTCTTCCAGAGGGGACACATGATCACGAAGTCGACCTCTATACCACGGCGTTTATTCTCATGGCCCTTCATATCAGAACATGGAACCTGGAATATCTCGAAGAATCTCTCATCATGCTGTCGCATGCAAGGAAGGGGGAAGAACCGGCTAACAGCTCGGAGTTATCAAATGATCTAAAGAATCTATCCTTGGAAGTAGAGAGACACGATCCGAGTACAAATGTGAAGAGGAACATGGAGATAGCAGTAAAGGTGCTGCGGCAATGCATCAATCTGACGGCGGGGAGGgaccctcttttcctccgctGGTTAGATCTCTTATATTTCTTGCTTGACAAGCTCTTGTACTATACCCCAGGCGGCAATGACCGTGTGCCCATTCACCAGGAGTCAATCCGAGTGCTCTACGATTTGGCCAACCTTGAGATTTTAAGGGGGGACTTTCAGATTGAAAAGCTTCTCAAAATCATGGGACATCTTGAATGCTTACTCAAGGATACCGGTGACCCGAGATTCAACGAAGAGGCGATGGCAGTGTCTGGGCGCCTGTTGAAAATAATCCCAACCACCCATCCACAATACCTGACTGTCGTTTACAACCGTGGGACGGCCTACCTGCGGCAATTTGAGAGTACGGCCCACGTTCAGGATGCATTGCAGGCCATTGAGCTATTCAGAAACGTCATAAAAATCCCACGAGAAGATAGCATTATATACCGGACTGCGATGCTTAATCTAGGAATTGCACTTGTCTGGCTATCTAAGAGAACGGTAAACGCAGATCTTCTTGACGAAGCTCTCCCCATTTTGCAACGAGCTGTTGAattggaggggagaggaagtgAACGTGTACGATGGACCACAAATATCATAGAATGTCTTATGGAATCTGGGAAAGAGGCGGAGGCTATCGATACCGCTATGAAGGTCCTCCAGTCTGAATCCTGCCCAGTCGAGATATACACCATGTTAGTCACCGCATATGGGTGCCTATACGACAAAACATCGAgactggaggagctgaacAGGGCCATAGAGATAGGCCGGCAGGGACTCAATGCGCTGTCTCAGGAACTTTTGCAACATTTGATGTTCCGGGGTACCCTCGCGGCGCAGCTGCTGCGACGGTATACGCGCAGTCATCAACTTGCGGATCTCGAGGAGGCCATCTATATAAGTAGAAAGGTAATCAAAAACGTCCCCAAAGGTCTCTTCTCGCGGTGTAAAGCCTTGATCAATTTAGCAACCATGCTCAGGATGCGGTATATGTGTTTGAGGAACATCAAGGATCTCCAGGAGTCGATCGAGCTTCAGACCGAGGTCCTTGATACCATCCCCTATGATCATCCGGCTCGGCCGAATTATTTGAGAATGCTTTCAGATCACATCTATACTAGGTACAAGGACCTCGGAGACGATAAAGATCGTTCGAGAGCATTTGCATTGTCTCACGAAGCATTAGAAAGCGTGGTGTTTGACTCCCCATACTTTGCACATTGTCATTTCCACCATTGTAATCTGCTTGCACAATGCAATCCTCCACCTTGGTCGGAAATCTCGTCTTTGCTATCACGGTCGTGGAGGTCGCCGACCATTCTTCCTGGATTACAACTGAGAATGGCTGCAATGCTGCGAGATACTCGCCGGATGGAAAAGGATTTCGATGGTGCGtatgcagccgcagcagagTCTATCAGGATCCTGAGACGCATCAACCCCAGCTCGCTTGCCATGGGTGACAGCCAATATTTGATCAAACAGTATCGGGCCCT harbors:
- a CDS encoding uncharacterized protein (COG:S;~EggNog:ENOG410PWNB), with translation MHTSVLLRQFLLPSSAIKLGRFVVNVDEPLYDYHDPSGIVSPATLTAVHACYEGDENTAVDRSFGSELTSFLSSTLSSRTRSVVRIKSQQVKAYYLDNSAQWFRQVVQSADVAEWIEQKIDEGEDIYIVVGYHTVEDAEIIQEGGDASGIRGKLIVPISTALAATGVVIPLGEVLNPGVSSNHERTEMQRHRYLAQGEQIIAVQYRKIRWRFFSGRSFDQASLAQKACWKRYDKLRGAGDDMAEIEMEDELALEEERESCARGEDKILSSAIVMTD
- a CDS encoding CHAT domain-containing tetratricopeptide repeat protein (COG:S;~EggNog:ENOG410PNVZ;~InterPro:IPR024983,IPR011990;~PFAM:PF12770;~go_function: GO:0005515 - protein binding [Evidence IEA]), producing the protein MSGELEAEFVREFKDPNHEKGPVTDLESLNVAIRDLEQVVDATPMHSQALVEHLKALRSLVSRLYNMTYYEGGLEKLLELSLQILTTLPEGTHDHEVDLYTTAFILMALHIRTWNLEYLEESLIMLSHARKGEEPANSSELSNDLKNLSLEVERHDPSTNVKRNMEIAVKVLRQCINLTAGRDPLFLRWLDLLYFLLDKLLYYTPGGNDRVPIHQESIRVLYDLANLEILRGDFQIEKLLKIMGHLECLLKDTGDPRFNEEAMAVSGRLLKIIPTTHPQYLTVVYNRGTAYLRQFESTAHVQDALQAIELFRNVIKIPREDSIIYRTAMLNLGIALVWLSKRTVNADLLDEALPILQRAVELEGRGSERVRWTTNIIECLMESGKEAEAIDTAMKVLQSESCPVEIYTMLVTAYGCLYDKTSRLEELNRAIEIGRQGLNALSQELLQHLMFRGTLAAQLLRRYTRSHQLADLEEAIYISRKVIKNVPKGLFSRCKALINLATMLRMRYMCLRNIKDLQESIELQTEVLDTIPYDHPARPNYLRMLSDHIYTRYKDLGDDKDRSRAFALSHEALESVVFDSPYFAHCHFHHCNLLAQCNPPPWSEISSLLSRSWRSPTILPGLQLRMAAMLRDTRRMEKDFDGAYAAAAESIRILRRINPSSLAMGDSQYLIKQYRALGSEACELALRVGKSGTEALQLLERGRAIIIGNLMGTKRDEKELREAHPTLCTEYERLRLAINRAGQGLGLDEIMTNGNSPNQANSIAKFESLVSRIQELPGFENFQKGLTEKQLRTAAGQGTIVAINFNAWRSDAIALSSNGVKVIALTDLNVDTANGWIMKLVDSSGGPSNKEYMELLRWLWQDCVEPILRALDFRPQDSPEDLPRVWWIASGGFTLFPFHAAGDRSRGPTANTLSYVLSSYTSSINTLLEMRKRSPSHLASNSGSPAKLLLVSMPTTPGAADLEGVEQEVAAIKTVLGSSIRMEKLLQPDVDTVMQHLPHSQIVHFACHGVADPINPADSGLLLQTAFATPEQQVLTARAIFESHNVQGQIAYLSACSTAEARVAGLLDEHLHVVSSFQVAGFRHVVGCLWPSDDAVCVEVAVSFYSQLHRSGMQALTDRDVALALHKAVKAISEHKKYEKRPLRWAQYVHYGA